The following proteins are encoded in a genomic region of Desulfurococcaceae archaeon:
- a CDS encoding myo-inositol-1-phosphate synthase: protein MIRVGIVGQGLVALHFEVGLEKLKRNEISDYGIPLRHWLPYKYDDVEIVVAYDVDESKVGKTVYELARQYYEGPGPIPGTLKDLVVRRGIHLNSLKGLPFKARGREELVGLGVAAWEIIDEWKSLGVDVIVNVMTTEPVEPVEDVNELHERFKTAGLTASQTYAYMTALYSSKFKSAAFINAIPSPIANDMAFISFYKSSKAVIFGDDGATGATPLTADLLEHMYERNRKVIDIAQFNIGGNTDFLALNYPERNIMKKKTKSALVADILGYEAPNYIRPTGYLEPLGDKKFVSMVIEYYSFGEFKDELYIVWRINDSPALAGLLVDLVRLGRVAIDREAYGTVYEVNAFYMKKPGPPASKVISKFKAFEALISWLGIKDFRV, encoded by the coding sequence GTGATCCGGGTTGGAATAGTCGGTCAGGGCCTCGTCGCACTACACTTCGAGGTCGGGTTGGAGAAGCTAAAACGCAATGAAATATCCGATTACGGCATTCCGTTAAGGCACTGGCTTCCATACAAGTACGATGATGTAGAAATCGTTGTCGCGTACGACGTAGACGAGTCAAAAGTAGGTAAAACTGTATACGAGCTCGCCAGGCAATACTATGAAGGTCCCGGACCCATACCAGGTACCTTAAAAGACCTCGTTGTAAGGAGGGGTATACACCTCAACAGCCTCAAGGGCTTACCATTTAAAGCTCGTGGACGCGAAGAGCTAGTAGGTCTTGGAGTAGCGGCGTGGGAGATTATTGATGAGTGGAAGAGCCTCGGCGTGGATGTAATAGTAAACGTAATGACTACTGAGCCCGTTGAACCCGTTGAAGACGTTAATGAGCTACACGAAAGATTTAAGACAGCCGGGCTTACTGCTTCACAGACGTATGCTTATATGACTGCGCTTTACTCCTCCAAGTTCAAGAGTGCAGCATTCATAAACGCTATCCCTTCACCTATAGCTAATGATATGGCCTTTATCAGCTTCTATAAGTCCAGTAAAGCCGTTATATTTGGAGACGACGGGGCAACGGGAGCTACCCCGCTAACGGCGGATCTACTCGAACACATGTACGAGAGAAATAGGAAAGTTATTGATATCGCGCAGTTTAACATTGGCGGGAACACGGACTTCCTGGCGTTGAATTACCCGGAGAGAAACATAATGAAGAAGAAAACCAAAAGTGCTCTTGTAGCCGACATACTGGGTTACGAGGCGCCAAACTACATCAGGCCAACAGGCTACCTAGAGCCCCTGGGAGACAAGAAGTTCGTATCCATGGTAATCGAATATTATAGTTTCGGTGAGTTTAAAGATGAACTCTACATCGTGTGGAGAATAAATGACAGCCCCGCGCTTGCAGGGCTGTTAGTAGACCTTGTGAGATTAGGAAGAGTAGCCATTGACAGAGAGGCCTATGGTACGGTATACGAAGTAAACGCGTTCTACATGAAGAAACCAGGACCCCCGGCTTCGAAGGTGATATCTAAGTTTAAGGCCTTCGAGGCGTTAATAAGCTGGCTTGGCATCAAGGACTTTAGAGTATAA
- a CDS encoding PadR family transcriptional regulator, with product MRALERPPRALLRLQRKLTIENLWLYVIKALLDEKRPLRAYDIKVRLRDRFEIDPPAVTVYTVIYRMGLDGLLARIRDGEGLKYQPTERGVEAFRTALLFLEELVAKLKL from the coding sequence GTGAGAGCTTTGGAAAGGCCTCCAAGAGCTTTACTTAGGTTGCAGAGAAAGCTCACCATAGAGAACCTGTGGTTATACGTAATAAAGGCTCTATTAGACGAAAAAAGGCCTCTAAGAGCGTATGATATCAAAGTAAGGCTACGTGACAGGTTTGAAATAGACCCACCTGCCGTAACGGTTTACACCGTGATCTACAGGATGGGGTTAGACGGGTTGTTAGCACGGATTAGAGATGGTGAAGGCCTAAAGTACCAGCCGACAGAAAGAGGTGTAGAAGCATTCCGTACCGCGTTGTTATTCCTCGAAGAACTGGTTGCTAAACTTAAGCTTTAG
- a CDS encoding nucleoside monophosphate kinase → MRAVLIGAPGAGKGVYAQYFKEKYCIPHISTGDIFREEIAQGTELGAKVRYYVERGLLVPDEIVIEVVRKRLNQPDAMSGFMLDGYPRTLNQARALDGFATIDAAIHLVVSEDVAVKRLSGRVVCPICGRIYNLYYEPKPKFNEVCDHDGAKLVRRKDDEPAVVRQRYRVFYETFKPIIEYYMSVGKLIEVNADKPLGEVLPVLERVLIETRVLKLKPCRETSSSL, encoded by the coding sequence TTGCGGGCTGTTCTGATAGGAGCGCCAGGAGCTGGTAAAGGCGTGTACGCACAGTACTTTAAGGAGAAGTACTGTATTCCGCACATTAGTACAGGTGACATCTTTAGAGAGGAAATAGCGCAAGGTACTGAACTAGGCGCAAAAGTTAGATACTACGTTGAGCGAGGGCTACTTGTCCCGGATGAAATAGTAATAGAAGTCGTAAGGAAACGGCTTAATCAACCTGACGCCATGAGCGGGTTTATGCTGGATGGGTACCCGAGGACACTAAACCAAGCGAGGGCGCTCGACGGGTTTGCCACCATAGACGCAGCAATACACCTCGTGGTATCAGAAGACGTGGCCGTAAAGAGGCTTAGTGGTAGGGTGGTCTGCCCTATATGCGGTAGGATATACAACCTGTACTATGAACCAAAACCCAAGTTCAACGAGGTCTGCGATCACGACGGCGCTAAGCTCGTCAGAAGGAAAGACGACGAACCAGCGGTCGTAAGACAGCGCTATAGAGTGTTTTACGAGACTTTCAAGCCGATCATTGAGTACTACATGAGTGTTGGGAAGCTGATAGAAGTCAATGCTGATAAGCCGCTGGGAGAGGTGCTACCCGTCCTGGAGAGAGTACTTATTGAAACCAGGGTACTAAAATTAAAGCCTTGCAGAGAGACGAGTAGTTCCTTGTAG